GAATCAAACGCCCACACGCTGATGACCACCATGGGAGCCAGATAAACTCCCTGCTCCATATTACGAATGAGAATCAAAAAGCTCAGAGGAACACCGAGATAAATAGCACCGAAAAAAGAAAGTGCGGCATCTTTCGCGTGCGAGGTGGGTGTTAAAGCCACCCAACAAATATAAAAAAGCAGCGCAACCGCAACCGCATAAAACAAACCGATCAGTCCTGCAAGACCTCCTGTCCCGATGACGGGATTCTCGGGAACGAATGCCAGCGAAATATAGGTGACTATCGGCAAGGCGACGGCGAGAATCGAGCCGACGGTGCGTGCGAATTTGTTCATTTTCGGCGCGGTGAGATTATAGAACTCGTGGGTGCCTATTATCCCGAACGCCGAGCAGAGCAGAGGCAGAGCGAAATAGTTATTCCCTATCAATATGGCCGCCAAGACCACGACTCCGTATATTCCTCCGGTGATGGTGCGTCGAAGAAAAGTCGTCGGCTCTATACCCGCGGGATTCGACTCATGCATCATGCCCCACCAAATCTTCGATTACGGTTCTGGAAATCCACCAATGCGCGCAAAAGTGAATCTCGATTGAAGTCAGGCCACAATTCATCGGTGAAATAAAGTTCCGTGTAGGCAAGTTCCCACAACAAGAAGTTGGAAATGCGCCGCTCCCCGCTCGTTCGAATGAGCAAATCGGGATCGGGAATAGTTCTCGTGGAAAGTGCGGAGGAAATATAATCCTGCGTTACATCCTCTATTCCCAGCGTTCCGTCCGCGACATTTTTCGCAATACCCACCACCGCATCGGTGATATCTGCACGTGAACCGTAGTTGAGCGCGACGATTAAATTGAGCCCATCGTTATTCTGTGTGGATGTGACGCAATTCTCAAATGCCGACCGCGTTTTTTCGGGCAGTCCGACCATGTCTCCGATAACCGAAACCCACACATTCATTTCGTTGAGGTTTGCCAGCTCGCGCGTCAGTACTTCGATGAACAACGCCATGAGGCCGAAAACCTCATCTTTGGGGCGGGACCAATTCTCCGATGAAAAAGAAAATATCGTGAGATGCTTCACCTTGAGCTCGATGGCCGCAGCGATAGCTTCTCTCACGGCGTTCGCGCCCGCTTTATGTCCGAACAGTCGAGGCTTCCCCTGAGCTTTCGCCCAGCGTCCGTTACCGTCCATTATTATGGCAACATGAAGCGGAGCACGCTTATCGTTGTACTCGCTCAATAGCATTCTCGACTCATATGAGGTAAAAAAATCGGACACGAGGTTAAACCTCCATAACCTCTGCTTCTTTGGACTTCAGATTATCATCGATCAATTTAATAGCCGTGTCGGTGATTTTTTGAATTTCTGCTTCACCGCGTCGAATGTCATCTTCGGAGATGTCTTTCGACATTTTTTCGATTTTTTGATTTGCGTCACGTCGAACATTGCGGGCGTGTACGCGACCCTCCTCAGCATACGTCTTACAAAGCTTCGTCAACTCCCTGCGACGCTCTCCCGTCAAAGAAGGAAATGTCACGCGAATGACTTGCCCGTCGTTGTTGGGGTTGATGCCGAGGTCACTGCCTTGAATCGCCTTCTCGATTGCGGCGAGAAGTCCTTTATCCCACGGCTCTATTGCGATTGTTTGTGAATCGAGCACACGAATGCCTGCGGTTTGATTGAGAGGCATCTGTGCTCCGTATGCATCGACCATGACTCGGTCGAAAACTGCGACGGAAGCCCGTCCGGTCCGTACATTCGAAAATTCAAGCTGAAGCGATTTTCGTATGGACTCCATTTGGTCTTTTGTGCTATCTATCACTTCGTTTATCATATGTTAGTCACCCTTCACAATGGTTCCGACATGCTCTCCGTTAAGTGCCCGTTCGATATTTCCTTCTATCTCCATATTGAATACGATAATCGGTAAATCATTGTCCATGCAAAGCGAGATGGCCGTCGAGTCCATAACTTGCAAACCATCGTTGAGTACTTGGATGTAGCTGAGAGAATCATACTTTTTCGCATCGGGATATTTTTTCGGATCTTTGTCGAATATCCCATCGACGCGTGTGGCTTTCATTACGCAATCCGCTCCGATTTCGCAGGCGCGCAAAGCAGCCGTCGTATCGGTGGTGAAATACGGGTTTCCGGTACCGGCGGCAAAAATGACGACGCGGCCTTTTTCCATATGGCGCACAGCGCGTCGTTTGATATAGGGCTCGGCTACTTGTTGCATGTTAATCGCACTCATGACTCGAGTGAAAATACCGGCGCGCTCGAGACCGTCTTGCAAAGCGAGCGCATTCATGACGGTGGCGAGCATACCCATGTAATCTCCGGTCGCCCTGTCCATCCCGTTTGCCGACGCCGCAAGGCCTCGGAATATGTTACCGCCGCCGACCACGATTGCAATCTCAAAGCCCTGTTCGACGACGGCTTTCAGTTGTGCGGCCAAAGAGTCGATGACTACCGGGTCGATACCGTACCCGCGATTGCCCATCAACGCTTCACCAGAGAGTTTTAACAAAACTCGTTTTATCTTCATGCGCTCTCCAAAACATAGTGGCTTGACATATCGGCACAACCTTAGTTTAACGTAGAGTGAGCCCTCATAGTACTAAAAAGTCTAATCGGCGCATTCGGCGACGCACAGAATGAGCCCCCGTCGGGGGGCTCATTAACTTTAAATATTACCGAAACGACTACTCGGCATCCGCGTTTTCTTTTGCAGACTCTCCGAGGTTGAATCGCTCAAAACCGACGACGGTAATCTCGTCACCGATTTCCTTTCCGATCTTCTTGGTGTACTCGTCGATGGAAATGTCGGGGTCCTTGACGAAGGCCTGCTCGATGAGAGCCTGCTCCTTGAAGAACTTATTGAGGCGACCTTCCGCAATCTTTGCTTGAATCGCTTCAGGCTTGCCGGAATCTGCGGCTTGCGCTTTATAGATTGAAAGCTCATGCTCGACAACCGCGGGATCGAAATCGGCACGAGATAGCGCAATCGGGTCGGCAGCTGCAACTTGCATGGCGACATCACGACCATAGGATTTGAATACGGCGTTTGAGCCGGTCTCGTCCTTCTTGAAATTAAAGGTGACCATCACACCGATTTTCGCCCCACCGTGAATGTAGGTGGCAACGGCACCGGAGCCTGAAACCTCTTCGCGGACGAAGCGCGCAAGGACAAGCGACTCGCCTAGTTTTCCGACGAGCTCACCGAAGAGCTCCTCGACGGTTATGCCGCGTCCCGGAACAGCAGCGCTCTTAAGGACCTCGACGTCGGCAGGGTTCTCGTCAGCCACGATCTCGGCAAGCTGTGAGGCGAACGCAGTAAACGTTGCGTTGGCGCCCACGAAGTCGGTTTCGCAATTGAGCTCGAGAAGAACACCGAGACGTGAGTCATCGGACACATAGGACGCGATGGCGCCCTCGTCCGTCGCGCGCCCGGCCTTCTTCGCCAGAGCGGCGAGTCCGTGCATGCGTAGAACGTCTACGGCATTTTCAATCTTTCCTTCAGCTTCAGCCAAAGCTTTCTTACAGTCCATCATTCCTGCT
Above is a genomic segment from Coriobacteriia bacterium containing:
- a CDS encoding phosphatidate cytidylyltransferase; protein product: MMHESNPAGIEPTTFLRRTITGGIYGVVVLAAILIGNNYFALPLLCSAFGIIGTHEFYNLTAPKMNKFARTVGSILAVALPIVTYISLAFVPENPVIGTGGLAGLIGLFYAVAVALLFYICWVALTPTSHAKDAALSFFGAIYLGVPLSFLILIRNMEQGVYLAPMVVISVWAFDSFAYIGGSLFGRHKLAPIISPKKSWEGFVAGLAGAVIIWEILPLITKNKYSFSAALLVGAITSFASLVGDLFESRIKREAKQKDSGTLLPGHGGLLDRLDSTLAVSLVMFLLLSTAGVLLGVVTL
- a CDS encoding isoprenyl transferase; translated protein: MLLSEYNDKRAPLHVAIIMDGNGRWAKAQGKPRLFGHKAGANAVREAIAAAIELKVKHLTIFSFSSENWSRPKDEVFGLMALFIEVLTRELANLNEMNVWVSVIGDMVGLPEKTRSAFENCVTSTQNNDGLNLIVALNYGSRADITDAVVGIAKNVADGTLGIEDVTQDYISSALSTRTIPDPDLLIRTSGERRISNFLLWELAYTELYFTDELWPDFNRDSLLRALVDFQNRNRRFGGA
- the frr gene encoding ribosome recycling factor gives rise to the protein MINEVIDSTKDQMESIRKSLQLEFSNVRTGRASVAVFDRVMVDAYGAQMPLNQTAGIRVLDSQTIAIEPWDKGLLAAIEKAIQGSDLGINPNNDGQVIRVTFPSLTGERRRELTKLCKTYAEEGRVHARNVRRDANQKIEKMSKDISEDDIRRGEAEIQKITDTAIKLIDDNLKSKEAEVMEV
- a CDS encoding UMP kinase, whose protein sequence is MKIKRVLLKLSGEALMGNRGYGIDPVVIDSLAAQLKAVVEQGFEIAIVVGGGNIFRGLAASANGMDRATGDYMGMLATVMNALALQDGLERAGIFTRVMSAINMQQVAEPYIKRRAVRHMEKGRVVIFAAGTGNPYFTTDTTAALRACEIGADCVMKATRVDGIFDKDPKKYPDAKKYDSLSYIQVLNDGLQVMDSTAISLCMDNDLPIIVFNMEIEGNIERALNGEHVGTIVKGD
- a CDS encoding elongation factor Ts; the protein is MADITAKMVKELRELTGAGMMDCKKALAEAEGKIENAVDVLRMHGLAALAKKAGRATDEGAIASYVSDDSRLGVLLELNCETDFVGANATFTAFASQLAEIVADENPADVEVLKSAAVPGRGITVEELFGELVGKLGESLVLARFVREEVSGSGAVATYIHGGAKIGVMVTFNFKKDETGSNAVFKSYGRDVAMQVAAADPIALSRADFDPAVVEHELSIYKAQAADSGKPEAIQAKIAEGRLNKFFKEQALIEQAFVKDPDISIDEYTKKIGKEIGDEITVVGFERFNLGESAKENADAE